The genomic region AGGAGGAGAAACCGGTCTTCGCTGAGCCGTAGCTGCTCCTCCACCTTCGTGCGTTCCGTGACGTCGAGGGCGATCCCGACCACGCCGACGACGTCCCCGTGCGCGTCACGGATAGGCTGGAGGCGCCCATCGAACGAACGACCCATCCAGTCGAACGCGTAGCGCACGGCCTCGCCCGCGAGGGCGCGGCGATGCTGCGCCTCCGAGGACGATGGGCCGTCCCCCGGAAAGAAATCGTCGACGCGCCGCCCGGCGAACTTCTTGGCATCGAGCTCGACGGCTCCCAAAGAGCCCCCGATGCCCCACGTGAACACCAGGTCCGTGTCCGTGGTCCATGCCATCAGCGGCGCCTGGGCTACCGCGAGATGCAACCGACGCTCGCTCTCGGCAAGATCCTGCATCACGGTCTGTGGTCTCACAGGGGCCGCGCGAGAAGGCGGCGAGCCGCGCGTCGTATCCCGGCTCCCGGGTATAAAGGCCTTCTGTCTCGTTTTCTGGGAGGATACTTTGCCCCGTTCAGCCGGATCCCGAGACGGACCGCGTGACCTCGAACCCGCCGTCTTCGTAGCTCAGGGCGTAGTACCCCGTCTCGTGCCGCGTCGAGCGCAGCTTCGCGACGCGCAGCCGCCGCTGCACGAACAGGTCCGAGGCCTCGTGGAGCTCGAGGTGCAGGATGCCGTCGGCCAGGTAGGCCTCGTCGGGCGCACGGCCGTCGACCGCCTCGAGCGGCTGCTCGGACAGGAGCAGGGTCAGCGGCCCGAGATCGCGGAGCCACTCGAACAGGAAGTAGAGCTCGGACCGGCGGTCCTGCATCTTCGCCATGGTCTCGAGCACGTCCAGGGAGTCCACGACGAGGCACGCGAGCCGCTCGGACTTCATCACGTTGTTGCAGTACATCTTGAAGAGCTCGAGCCACGTGCCGCGGCCTTGGAGATAGTTCAGGTTCTTCCGGATGTTCCCCATGTCCATGAGGACCAGGTTCTCCCAGACCTTCTCGTCCGCCATGCCCATGGAGGCCATCTGCTCCAGCAGGAGATCCTTGCTCTGCTCCAGGGTGAAGTACGCGCCGCGCTTTCCCTCGCGGAGCGCGTTCTGGTAGAGGATCGAGAAGGCGAGGGAGGACTTCATGGTCCCGGGCGCGCCGGACACCAGGACGACATAGCCCTCCGGTAGGCCACCGCCGACCGCCTCGTCGAAGCCACGAATGTACGTCTTGATCCGGGTGCGCTCCACGCGATGCCCCCTCGGGGTGTGCGGGGATACCCGGTGGACAGGAAAGAGTTACCGGGAGGAACTCGGGACCGCGGAAGCTTCAAATAGACTCCGGAGGCTCGCCGACTCCGGTGGCCGACGCACTCACGGAGACCCTGCTCGGCATCCTCGGGGTCCTTCGGGTCCTCGGGGCCATCCTCCTCACGTTCGTGATCCCGGGCCTCCTCCTCGTGAACGTGCTGTACCCGAGGCAGGGCGAGCTCGACCGCGAGTACGACATCCTGTACCGCCTCACCCTGGGAATCGTCCTCTCCATCGCGGTCACGGTCCTCTGGGGCTTCTTCCTGAACTCCCTGGGCGTCCAGGAGTCCACGGGCCTCGGGTACGTGCAGACCCCGTACATTGCCGCGGGTCTGATCGGCCTGAGCGTCCTCTTCTTCGCCCTGGGCTGGTGGCGGGGCGCGTATCCGTGGATGGCGCGGCTCCGTCCCTCCTTGGCACGCACGCCGAAGGCGGGCCCAGAGGCCCTCTTGACCGAGGACGAGAAGGACCACCGGATCCGGCTCAAGCTCCAGGCCCTCGCGGAGGAGCGCGAGCGCCTGCGGCGCGCGATCAAGGAGGCCGAGCGGCGCATGCAGCTGCATTCCACGGACGCCCGCTCCCACTACGAGGCCCAGCGGGACGAGGCCAAGGCGGACCTCAAGCGCGTCGAGTCCGAGTTGCGGAAGCTCGAGGAGGAGCGCGCGACGGAGCTGTACGGATGAGCGGCGGGATGAAGCACAAGCTCGTCGTCGCGGTCCGCGGCGACCTCGACCTGTCGCGCGGCAAACTGGCCGTCCAGGTCGCCCACGCCGCGGTCATGGCGGCGCTGGACGCCAAGACGAGACACCGCAAGGCCTTCTCGGACTGGTACGACGAAGGGCAGAAGAAGGTCGTCGTGAAGGCGGCGGACCTCCAGGAGCTCCACGAGCTGCAGCGCAAGGCCCGGTCCCTCGGCCTGACGACCGCGCTCGTGGAGGATGCCGGGTTGACGGAGCTGCCGCCCGGAACCGTGACCTGCCTCGCGGTCGGCCCGGGCCCCAACGCGCTCGTCGACCAGGTCACGGGCCAGCTGAGGCTCGTGTGACGATGAAGCCCAAGTCCCGGTTTCTCGGGATCGACGACGGCCCGTTCCACTTCGGTGACGAGGAGGTGCCCCTCGTCGGCGTCGCGGTCCAGGCGCCCGCGTACATCGAGGCGGTCCTCATGGCCCGCGCCCACGTGGACGGGCGGGATGCCACGGAGCGAATCCTGGGGATGGTCCGGAACTCGCGGTACCGCGAGGGGCTTCGGATGGTGTTCCTGAACGGCATCGCCGTGGGCGGATTCAACGTGATCGACCTGCACGCCCTGCACCGGGAACTCGAGGTGCCCGTGGTCACGGTCACGCGGAGAGCCCCGGACCTCGACGCGATCCGCGACGCTCTCCGGAGGAAGTTCGACGACTGGGAGGAGCGATGGGGTCTGATCCGGGGCCAGCGGATCGAAGAGGTCACAACACACCACACGCCGCTCCGTGTGACCTACGTGGGCGCGACCCGCTCCGAGGTCATCGAGGCCCTCGCCCTCACGACCGTCCGGGGCGCGCTCCCCGAGCCGCTCCGTGTCGCCCACTTGGTCGCGGCGGCGAGCGTGAAGGGGGAGTCCCACGGGCGCGCCTGACGCCGCCCGGCGGGGAATGGACCGACCCGGGAACCGTCGCACGGCGGGGCAAGCTTATCCCGCGGTGGACGCCTCTTCGGGTCATGGCGAAATCCAGGTTGCGGGTCGGTTCCGTCGTGATCGACGTTACGGACTTCGGCCGCATGATGACGTTCTGGCAGGACGCGCTCGGGTACGTGCCCAGGAATCCGCCGGCCCCCGGGGACGATTTCATGGTCTTGAGGGATCCCCGCGGGAAGGGACCTAACGTGTCCATCGACCGGATGGAGCCGCTCCGAGGCCGGATCCACATGGACCTCTACTCGGAGGATCCCGAGGGCGAGGTGGCGCGGCTGCTCCGCATCGGGGCCACGCTCTACCACGAACGCGAGCCGGGAGAGGACTTCACCGTCCTTGCGGACCCGGAGGGCAACCTTTTCTGCGTGATCGACGCGCGGAGCGGCTGACCGTCCTCGATGCGGGAGTTGTGGGCCATCCGCCGGGGCTCACCGAATTGGAAAGCGCAGAAGGGCCGCGATCCCTCCGAGACCCTCGAGCTTCGCTCCCGCCTCGTGGTGCGGGCTGACCAGGACCACGGTGCCCCGCGCAGCTTCCGCATCGTGCATCATGCGCTCGATTTCGAGGTCACGCACGACGGAGTCGCTCACAAGCAAGGTGTCGACGGCTCCCGCGTCGATCGCCCGGTCCACCTCCTTGCGGCCGTAGGCGCACGGTCGGTTCGTCGCAATGGCCTCGAGGACCTTCTCGACGAGCTGGGTCTCGAGCGCGACGCGGCTGTCCGCGAAGAGCTTCGACCCCATCCCGGACCGCAATGCCTCCTGGATCCCCCGCATCCCGGGCTGGGACGTCCCCTGGCTCTTCACCTTCGCCGCCAGCGTGGGGTCACGTGCCTGGAGAAACGCCAGGAAGGACTCGCGCGAGAACCCGGGCCCGACGAGAACGAGGGCCTCCCCCAGCGGCGTCGTCCGCAGCTTGCCCAGGATGTCCTCGTAGTACGCGGTCTGGGCGTCCCCCGTGTCGAACATCTTCCCATGGCCTGGCGCATGGATCGTCGCGAGCTCCTGCACCCCGTATTGCCGCAGGTGGGCCAGGAGGGCCTCCTCGTCGTCCAGGCTCAGGAAGGTGACCATGGGCTTCTGGGTCGCGGCCACGGCCTCGTCGATCCGCTGCAGCTCGTGCCGCTTCCACGTCTTGATGATCGAGAGGACGTCGTCCACGGAGACGTTCAGGGTGTGATGCCGCCCGAGGTCTTGGGGCGCGTCGATGATCACGCCGCTAATCCGGAGGCGATCCGAGAACGCCTGGAACTCCGTCTTCTCGACACGCAGCGTGATCGTCACGCGGACCTTGTCCGCCTTCTCCGGGCGAATCTTGTCCGTCTTGGACTCCTCGCGGCGGTACGTCGAGGCCCGCACCTGGTCGCCGGGCTGAACGAGGTTGTTGAGGTGCCAGAGGTCGTCCGCGTTCTCGACCCGGAGTCTGATCTCCCCAGTCCTCGGGTCGCGGTGGAGGACGCGCATGCCGCTGGGTCCACAGGCCGGTCCGTATTTCTCGCTATCGACCGGCGGCATCCCACCGTAAGGTTCATCGTGCGAGAGACGGCATAAGGAGACCATGAGGGATCGCTACCTGTTCTCCGCGGACCGGAAGTCGTCGGAGTATAGGACGGTCCTTGAGATCACCCCTGGGCACGCACGACTCATCACGCCTTCGGCCGCGGCGCACATGCTCCGGTGGATTCAGTCCATCGTGTACTACGTGTTCTACACCGCGATTGCCGGAGTCGTATGGGTGGGTTTCGCCGTGCCCCTCTCGGGCACGTGGTTGGGAGGATGGCCCTTGGAGGCCATCTGGATCGCCGCATGGATCGTCGGGTTAATCGTGGTGAGCTGGGTGGCGGACCGCCGTACTCTGCCCCTCTTGGCGGACAGCCCTGCGGAGAAGGCAGAGGTCATCCTTGAGGGCGCTCGGTCCTTCGGCACGTTCCAGGAGGTGCGGGCGCGGACGATACGCGGCGCGGAGATGAAGCTCATCGTCGACACAGGACCTAGGCGCTTCTGGGAAGCCGTGGGGCTCCTCGAGGGCAAGGCCGGCGTCCCCGGTTAACGCGCTATCCACGCGATGACCGTGCAATCGCGATCGACACGAAGGCCTTCGCTCTTGGAGAAGGACGGAAGGCGCGCAGGCATTCCTACCGGGTGTTCCTGGCGAGCACGGCCTCCAAGGTCTGAGTCCAGCGCAGGACGGCGTTGCGTCTGCCACGGACAGCCGACTTATCTCGACGCGGCTTCGACACCGCGTTGGCGGACCTCCCCATAAGGAGACGGTCAAGGCCATCCGTGCTGGTTCTCGGTGCGGCCCTAACGAATCACGCCGTATCCGATGAGCCGCCATTTGCCGCCGATCCGTCGGCTCACGGCCACGCGCTGTCCCGGCTCCGCGACCACGGGGATCTTCAGGGCCATGTCCGCGAAGTTCTCCCTGGCGGACGTGACCACGCCGACCGTCGTCGCGGTGCCCACGGAGATCATGAGCGGCTCCGAGGTCTTGATGCCCTCCACGCTCAGCTCCTCCTCGGTGCCGACGACGCGTTCAAGGAGGTGGACCTCGACGGACATCTTCACGATGATCTCGGGCAGCGTGGCCGGCTTGCCGACGACCCGACCCACGAGCCCGTCCGACTTGGTCAGCACGGGGTCCAGGTTCGTCCCGATGGCAATCAGCCCACCCGGTCGCACCTCCTTCCGCGCCGCGCCGCC from Thermoplasmata archaeon harbors:
- a CDS encoding PAS domain-containing protein, yielding MQDLAESERRLHLAVAQAPLMAWTTDTDLVFTWGIGGSLGAVELDAKKFAGRRVDDFFPGDGPSSSEAQHRRALAGEAVRYAFDWMGRSFDGRLQPIRDAHGDVVGVVGIALDVTERTKVEEQLRLSEDRFLLL
- a CDS encoding ATPase domain-containing protein; this translates as MERTRIKTYIRGFDEAVGGGLPEGYVVLVSGAPGTMKSSLAFSILYQNALREGKRGAYFTLEQSKDLLLEQMASMGMADEKVWENLVLMDMGNIRKNLNYLQGRGTWLELFKMYCNNVMKSERLACLVVDSLDVLETMAKMQDRRSELYFLFEWLRDLGPLTLLLSEQPLEAVDGRAPDEAYLADGILHLELHEASDLFVQRRLRVAKLRSTRHETGYYALSYEDGGFEVTRSVSGSG
- a CDS encoding DUF1616 domain-containing protein → MADALTETLLGILGVLRVLGAILLTFVIPGLLLVNVLYPRQGELDREYDILYRLTLGIVLSIAVTVLWGFFLNSLGVQESTGLGYVQTPYIAAGLIGLSVLFFALGWWRGAYPWMARLRPSLARTPKAGPEALLTEDEKDHRIRLKLQALAEERERLRRAIKEAERRMQLHSTDARSHYEAQRDEAKADLKRVESELRKLEEERATELYG
- the pth2 gene encoding peptidyl-tRNA hydrolase Pth2, translated to MSGGMKHKLVVAVRGDLDLSRGKLAVQVAHAAVMAALDAKTRHRKAFSDWYDEGQKKVVVKAADLQELHELQRKARSLGLTTALVEDAGLTELPPGTVTCLAVGPGPNALVDQVTGQLRLV
- a CDS encoding DUF99 family protein codes for the protein MKPKSRFLGIDDGPFHFGDEEVPLVGVAVQAPAYIEAVLMARAHVDGRDATERILGMVRNSRYREGLRMVFLNGIAVGGFNVIDLHALHRELEVPVVTVTRRAPDLDAIRDALRRKFDDWEERWGLIRGQRIEEVTTHHTPLRVTYVGATRSEVIEALALTTVRGALPEPLRVAHLVAAASVKGESHGRA
- a CDS encoding VOC family protein, producing the protein MAKSRLRVGSVVIDVTDFGRMMTFWQDALGYVPRNPPAPGDDFMVLRDPRGKGPNVSIDRMEPLRGRIHMDLYSEDPEGEVARLLRIGATLYHEREPGEDFTVLADPEGNLFCVIDARSG
- a CDS encoding mRNA surveillance protein pelota, coding for MRVLHRDPRTGEIRLRVENADDLWHLNNLVQPGDQVRASTYRREESKTDKIRPEKADKVRVTITLRVEKTEFQAFSDRLRISGVIIDAPQDLGRHHTLNVSVDDVLSIIKTWKRHELQRIDEAVAATQKPMVTFLSLDDEEALLAHLRQYGVQELATIHAPGHGKMFDTGDAQTAYYEDILGKLRTTPLGEALVLVGPGFSRESFLAFLQARDPTLAAKVKSQGTSQPGMRGIQEALRSGMGSKLFADSRVALETQLVEKVLEAIATNRPCAYGRKEVDRAIDAGAVDTLLVSDSVVRDLEIERMMHDAEAARGTVVLVSPHHEAGAKLEGLGGIAALLRFPIR